In a genomic window of Wyeomyia smithii strain HCP4-BCI-WySm-NY-G18 chromosome 1, ASM2978416v1, whole genome shotgun sequence:
- the LOC129732930 gene encoding myrosinase 1-like, producing MKLTIIGYWLLVGIFLPSYVVQGTHNTPRLVAVPAAPIGDGVDVRKFPSYFAFGAATAAYQIEGGWNEDGKGASVWDTLTHQHPELVVDRANGDVAADSYHRFREDIAALEEVGFSFYRFSISWSRILPEGDLSSLRLAGIQYYNNLINSLLEANITPVVTMLHYDVPQYVQNLGGLASPLFVQYFKIYADTLFRYFGDRVKVWITHNEPWDFCVTGYGSGTEGPLVHAPGVGEYLCAHHVLLSHATVFHLYDEKYRKEQAGSVGITLSGRFFYPANSKTGPDVVDRALQYQLGWFAHPLFSGAGGYPPLMVQEIADHSLRENRTMSRLPEMSDEIKQFIRGSADFLGYNYYSSRLVELDKRDYNESSPPSVEKDTGVLYSVDRSWKRAKSSWLYVVPKGLRGVLNWFKKEYNNPPVLITENGYSDDGQLEDHERIDFYRSHLTQLLDAILIDKCNVFGFTTWSIVDNFEWLRGYSEKFGLYHVNFSSSNRERVPKLSSKFFKTVIQSGTIPT from the exons ATGAAATTGACGATCATCGGTTACTGGTTGTTAGTGGGCATTTTTTTGCCCTCCTACGTTGTTCAAGGAACGCACAACACTCCACGGTTAGTTGCGGTACCGGCGGCACCCATCGGTGATGGGGTTGACGTCCGTAAATTTCCATCATATTTTGCGTTTGGAGCGGCAACCGCCGCTTACCAAATCGAGGGTGGCTGGAATGAGGACGGAAAAGGTGCCTCGGTATGGGATACTCTTACCCACCAGCATCCGGAGCTGGTAGTAGACAGAGCAAATGGAGACGTAGCTGCCGATTCGTACCATCGATTCCGGGAAGATATCGCTGCACTAGAAGAAGTGGGC TTCTCTTTCTATCGTTTCTCCATCTCATGGTCAAGAATTCTTCCGGAGGGAGACCTGTCATCACTACGACTGGCTGGAATCCAATACTACAATAATCTGATCAATTCCCTGCTAGAGGCAAACATTACACCAGTGGTGACCATGCTTCACTACGATGTGCCACAGTACGTGCAAAACCTGGGTGGCCTCGCGTCTCCATTGTTCGTCCAGTACTTTAAAATTTACGCCGACACTCTGTTTCGCTACTTTGGAGATCGCGTCAAGGTGTGGATTACCCACAATGAACCGTGGGATTTCTGCGTAACGGGATACGGCAGCGGTACCGAGGGTCCTCTGGTACACGCCCCCGGTGTCGGTGAATATCTCTGCGCCCATCATGTTCTTCTCAGCCACGCTACTGTTTTCCATCTCTACGACGAGAAGTATCGTAAGGAACAGGCAGGAAGCGTGGGAATCACTCTGAGTGGACGTTTCTTCTATCCGGCTAATTCTAAAACTGGACCGGATGTGGTTGATCGTGCCCTGCAATATCAG TTAGGTTGGTTCGCCCATCCTCTATTCAGCGGAGCCGGAGGCTATCCGCCGCTCATGGTTCAGGAAATTGCAGATCACAGCCTTCGGGAGAATCGTACCATGTCACGCCTTCCGGAAATGTCCGACGAAATAAAGCAGTTTATTCGAGGGTCCGCCGACTTTTTGGGTTACAATTACTACAGCAGTCGGCTAGTAGAACTGGACAAAAGAGATTACAACGAAAGCAGTCCACCGTCAGTGGAAAAAGATACCGGAGTGTTGTACAGTGTGGATCGCTCTTGGAAACGGGCCAAATCGAGCTGGCTTTATGTGGTGCCAAAGGGTTTACGTGGAGTACTCAATTGGTTCAAAAAGGAGTACAACAATCCACCGGTTTTAATCACCGAAAATGGGTATTCCGACGATGGTCAGCTGGAGGATCACGAACGGATAGATTTCTACCGAAGCCACTTGACGCAACTGTTGGACGCGATTCTGATCGACAAGTGCAATGTGTTCGGCTTCACGACTTGGAGTATCGTGGATAATTTCGAATGGCTACGAGGTTATAG CGAAAAATTTGGTCTCTATCATGTCAACTTCTCGAGTTCCAATCGAGAACGGGTTCCGAAACTTTCTTCAAAATTCTTTAAAACAGTAATCCAGTCAGGTACAATTCCAACTTAG